The proteins below are encoded in one region of Oreochromis niloticus isolate F11D_XX linkage group LG6, O_niloticus_UMD_NMBU, whole genome shotgun sequence:
- the sorbs2a gene encoding sorbin and SH3 domain-containing protein 2 isoform X6, with translation MNTGSDSHSSDLDSWRSHSATDGLKNGDASSSSLAAKGFRSVRPNLQDKKSPSQDISPLPLPPPRKESFHFSPAGTNPQNYSSLIGLANDLSPGMLTITKNEQAVLKESYTVKSTSSYSYSETSANTVQQLNESVVSNDKSNVNTKERKVSSLTLTPVTIPDPPAHLNSCVDPQPKTQTTGSPPPTSSPPQRSPVPSQPVTQTASISVHLDKENKKNPASSKTNSKVELKVSDQTPAPDPSQVEMTKPPPEIPPRPSPAKLLGPPSPDPTARHSPYRYHSSESLDYLSGLMPKALSPTPYVPSGAGGTAGAASGPSHGAVSSVSCASPSASPVTVSALSHYSTSTVGLLDELQICSLDSPVASPTPSPTLSHVSTYTPTAGRDDVLTTSVASAAAAATFANGQVLSHAMNGSTSHPHRPLSPPSYPPPPVSLHTGLQRQSRSSEGSEIVTRESVVSGHTSISSTVPIARFSEEEKKVSVIKAPHYEGIGPVDESGIPIAIRTTVDRPKDWYKTMFKQIHKVHKADDDYSDTYNASYALVNNDNYSLSSSATMAHPAPRTHTYRPLSKSPSDNNEGHLGPREPSPSPVPPPPPPMPSLLQLRARDSDRERDLTDANEWGPPDRKVDTRKYRAEPKSIFEYEPGKSSILEHERPTYDDIDLENEPWYKFFSELEFGRPPPKKRLDYNPDISARQRIETSLHITPADKAPERPASAASDYRKRRKSEPSSSQVNAPSQSRAATSPKPVDAYRPSSSLKKPVIRSSPSSPSRAKGGDACSMFSNSLTPPGPYQQPFVPPVPSDPLNSNEDGSQDGSSSSKQSVCCKNSWQTKRQNAETWSSAEEAPPSPAKLKSRSCDDLLNDGHSSSGGRNATRSESAGSLVCDGNLSTVSSSTRSLPRLHRRRAHDSPGFLQLYRKMHQIDRAQLIPSEVIRSVRARILDLERQPHLLRHRLSPWTPSWGVEVPRDMVPNRISEYERLIQKSKSMPNLGDGEVPSGTTTPGGSSSRASSGGGVTPSYPKRRFSIESLLEEDNNGNSGTVPQTMDHLHRPRSPPEGQPRVGPDPGRGRSFPAPPVLQGLQANPDYSDSEQDAVASDLSDFIQVEGSSFCSESDFDHCSLTSSESLYGSSTLHHHHHHHLRHHHHHHHHHPGHQSLGQSQGYQHRHLISTCKGRCPASYTRFTTMIRHERERARQEHQRPSQQNRGSHSQNQSSQSQQSMSKLAFLVSPVPFRRKKGSPPTSRRCSGGGGRGSRPKSKQAIYEALDAALRDIYEHIQAERGHRNPRAPDDSILRRILAELLPNVPERSSSLRGRRGCWHGGHSSASLYPDSSPTGYASYRGEPSTPRIQSPRIQSPISACYGRQLETSNNNDYGEEQGNGNGLCYSDQDISRSSTLDGRHTPQNRRPTPDREVSHKQMTQLILFSLLHQKQPARAIYDFKAQTSKELTFKKGDAVNIIRQIDNNWYEGEHRGRMGIFPIAYVEKMPSSEKQQPIRPPPPAHVREIGEAVARYNFNADTNVELSLRKGERVIVIRQVDQNWYEGKIPDTTKQGIFPVSYVDLVKRSPSKSSAHHIDPHGYPSNRTPSSTPVKPFYHPPPPPTTHKPPSPHPSLRSLDLQAITTEWLSLTVEPSASTQARSLTNTPLPPTPPPLPSDLASLLKAQEPKALSSASPQKSFTLSSPPTTTCKEFSRTPTFKEANLSLGHTTTVSPISPPTPPPPPDLHFSLTSPLPDSSFRYNCGRGLHITEEDSNLGITTPEVLSEPIKSATPPAQEHKSTVRVDKSRETPDTELQVKDPYDELLCMFLDGSSSTDDGDVLRSSPVDSSAAKLTKKSQSRLFRLKAEESHQPDVKPPVVAPASNSTGSVQLAVQLHKPVTVEPLCVLWGEQSKTVNGQRFDSHRPPSVQAKEYTELFIEEDDEARSEKEDVRVLSQMHSPQAEVSPSTQFPHTGLSSPCIPPPVTSLLPTSFSSACPSSSSSHTQQRHSRSVVPPCDHASPRPPSLPQLTTSPLPPVSPSVSPPPLHFPPDDPSQRSVSHPSSSPFLSSPVTTCPISEPNFPLPPANITPPPSAQRCPPTAPTVPHQGRRSPKVKQDPIVGGKPPRSPILSRRSYLSPVRGRRRSVQDALHGGGDPYQALYNYMPRNEDELELREGDIVDVMEKCDDGWFVGTSRRSKLFGTFPGNYVKQL, from the exons ATGAATACAG GGAGTGATTCTCACTCATCGGACTTGG ATTCTTGGCGGTCACACAGCGCAACAGACGGCCTTAAAAACGGAGATGCTAGCAGCTCATCGCTTGCTGCCAAAGGCTTTCGCAGCGTCAGACCCAATCTGCAGGACAAAAAGTCCCCCTCACAG GATATCAGTCCATTGCCGTTGCCACCCCCCAGGAAAGAGAGTTTTCACTTCTCGCCTGCAGGCACTAATCCTCAAAACTACAGTTCCCTTATTGGCCTGGCTAATGATTTGAGTCCTGGAATGCTAACAATCACTAAAAATGAGCAAGCAGTCTTGAAAGAGTCCTACACTGTAAAAAGCACATCATCCTACTCATACTCAGAAACCAGTGCAAACACAGTCCAGCAGCTGAATGAGTCTGTTGTCTCGAATGACAAAAGCAATGTTAATACAAAAGAACGTAAGGTGTCTTCCCTTACACTGACCCCTGTCACCATCCCTGACCCTCCTGCACACCTCAATTCTTGTGTTGATCCCCAACCTAAGACCCAAACCACAGGGTCCCCTCCACCCACTTCCTCACCTCCACAAAGAAGTCCCGTCCCATCCCAACCCGTGACACAGACAGCTTCGATTTCTGTCCACTTGGacaaagagaataaaaaaaatcctgcttCATCTAAGACAAACTCCAAAGTGGAACTCAAGGTCTCAGATCAAACCCCAGCTCCAGATCCATCCCAGGTGGAGATGACGAAGCCTCCTCCTGAAATTCCACCAAGACCCTCTCCTGCAAAACTGTTG GGGCCTCCCTCGCCTGACCCCACAGCACGGCACTCCCCCTATCGCTACCACAGCTCAGAGTCACTTGACTACCTGTCAGGTCTAATGCCCAAGGCGCTATCACCCACTCCGTATGTCCCAAGTGGAGCTGGTGGCACAGCTGGTGCGGCCAGCGGGCCAAGCCACGGCGCAGTCAGCAGCGTGAGCTGTGCCTCGCCCTCGGCTTCCCCCGTTACCGTGTCAGCTCTCAGCCACTACTCGACATCCACGGTCGGTCtgctggacgagctgcagatcTGTAGCCTGGACTCACCTGTCGCCTCACCCACGCCATCGCCCACTCTGAGCCATGTCTCTACCTACACGCCCACTGCTGGCCGTGATGATGTGCTAACAACCTCTGTGGCCTCCGCTGCTGCAGCAGCCACTTTCGCTAAT GGCCAGGTTCTTTCTCACGCAATGAATGGAAGTACTAGCCATCCACATAGGCCGCTGTCTCCCCCATCTTATCCTCCACCCCCTGTCTCACTCCACACGGGGCTTCAGAGACAGAGCAGGAGTTCAG AGGGCAGTGAAATAGTCACCAGAGAGTCTGTGGTGTCGGGGCACACCAGCATCAGCAGCACTGTGCCCATTGCCCGTTtctcagaagaagaaaagaaggtgTCTGTCATCAAAGCCCCCCATTACGAAGGCATCGGCCCGGTTGATGAGTCAGGCATTCCTATTGCCATCCGCACG ACGGTGGATAGGCCCAAAGACTGGTACAAAACTATGTTCAAACAGATTCACAAAGTTCACAAAGCAG ATGACGACTATTCCGACACATACAATGCTTCATATGCTCTCGTAAACAATG ATAACTACAGCCTGTCATCCAGCGCCACCATGGCCCACCCTGCCCCTCGGACGCATACGTACAGGCCTCTGTCCAAGAGCCCCTCGGATAACAATGAAGGGCATCTTGGACCTCGGGAGCCTTCACCATCCCCTGTacccccaccacctccacccaTGCCATCCCTTCTCCAACTGAGGGCGAGAGACAGTGATCGGGAGAGGGACTTGACAGACGC CAATGAGTGGGGTCCTCCAGACCGAAAAGTGGACACGCGAAAGTACCGCGCAGAACCCAAGAGTATTTTCGAGTACGAGCCTGGGAAGTCCTCTATCCTGGAGCATGAAAGACCa ACCTATGATGACATAGATTTAGAGAACGAGCCTTGGTATAAGTTCTTTTCCGAGCTGGAGTTTGGGCGGCCG CCTCCTAAAAAACGGCTGGATTATAATCCAGACATCTCCGCTCGCCAGCGCATTGAG ACATCCCTCCACATCACTCCTGCTGACAAGGCTCCAGAGAGACCTGCAAG TGCTGCCAGTGACTACAGGAAGAGAAGGAAGTCTGAGCCGTCAAGCTCCCAAGTGAATGCTCCATCTCAGAGCCGAGCTGCGACTTCCCCTAAACCAGTGGATGCCTACAGACCCAGCAGCAGCCTAAAGAAACCTGTCATTCGTTCCTCACCATCCTCACCTTCCAGAGCCAAAG GTGGGGACGCATGCAGCATGTTTTCAAACAGTTTGACCCCTCCAGGTCCTTATCAGCAGCCCTTTGTTCCCCCAGTCCCATCTGACCCTCTCAATTCAAATGAGGATGGCAGCCAAGATGGCAGCTCTTCCTCCAAACAGTCTGTCTGTTGTAAGAACAGCTGGCAGACAAAACGCCAGAATGCTGAGACGTGGAGCAGTGCGGAGGAAGCGCCACCTTCTCCTGCCAAGCTCAAGTCACGCAGTTGTGATGACCTACTCAATGATGGGCATTCTAGCTCAGGTGGACGAAATGCTACCCGCTCAGAGAGTGCTGGGTCACTGGTATGCGATGGAAATCTCTCCACAGTATCATCATCTACTCGTTCATTACCCCGGCTCCATCGACGACGAGCACACGACTCGCCGGGCTTTCTCCAGCTCTATCGAAAGATGCACCAGATCGACAGAGCTCAGCTAATTCCATCTGAAGTCATCCGGTCGGTCCGTGCGCGCATCCTGGATCTAGAGCGTCAGCCTCATCTGCTTCGGCATCGCCTCTCTCCTTGGACACCCTCCTGGGGTGTGGAAGTGCCACGTGATATGGTGCCAAACCGCATTTCTGAATATGAGCGTCTTATTCAGAAATCCAAATCCATGCCTAACTTGGGTGATGGCGAGGTGCCTTCAGGCACCACCACACCAGGTGGCTCATCATCTCGAGCTAGCAGTGGTGGTGGTGTCACACCCAGTTATCCAAAACGCCGTTTTTCAATAGAGTCTTTACTAGAAGAAGACAACAACGGAAACAGTGGAACAGTACCTCAAACCATGGATCACTTACACCGACCTCGTAGCCCCCCTGAGGGACAGCCTCGTGTTGGACCAGACCCCGGGCGTGGACGGTCCTTCCCCGCTCCTCCTGTTCTCCAAGGCCTGCAAGCCAACCCAGACTATTCTGACAGTGAACAAGACGCTGTTGcctctgacctcagtgactTCATTCAGGTTGAAGGCTCCTCATTTTGCAGTGAGAGTGACTTTGACCATTGCTCACTAACCTCCTCTGAGAGCCTATACGGCTCTTCcaccctccaccaccaccatcaccaccacctccgtcaccaccaccaccatcaccaccatcatccTGGTCACCAGAGTCTTGGCCAGAGCCAAGGCTACCAACACCGCCATCTCATCAGCACCTGCAAAGGCCGCTGCCCAGCCTCATATACTCGTTTCACAACCATGATACGTCATGAGCGGGAACGCGCGCGACAGGAGCACCAGAGACCTTCACAGCAGAACCGCGGCAGCCATTCCCAAAACCAGAGCTCACAATCCCAGCAATCGATGTCCAAGCTGGCCTTCCTGGTCAGTCCAGTGCCTTTCCGCAGGAAAAAGGGCTCACCACCTACCTCTAGAAGATGCAGTGGGGGCGGAGGTCGAGGTAGCAGACCCAAGTCTAAACAGGCAATTTACGAAGCGCTAGATGCAGCCTTGAGAGACATATATGAGCACATTCAAGCAGAGAGAGGCCACAGAAACCCTCGGGCACCTGATGATAGCATCCTGAGAAGAATCTTGGCAGAACTGTTGCCAAATGTGCCAGAACGCAGCTCCTCGTTGCGGGGAAGGAGGGGTTGTTGGCACGGCGGTCACTCCTCTGCATCGTTGTACCCAGACAGTAGCCCCACTGGGTACGCCTCATATAGAGGAGAGCCCTCAACACCACGGATACAGTCACCACGGATACAGTCACCAATCAGTGCCTGTTATGGACGACAGTTGGAGACCTCAAACAACAATGATTATGGAGAGGAGCAGGGCAATGGAAATGGTCTCTGTTACTCAG ACCAGGACATCTCCAGGAGTTCCACCCTGGATGGACGCCACACACCCCAGAACAGAAGACCCACTCCTGACAGAGAG GTCTCCCATAAACAGATGACACAACTTATTCTGTTCTCTCTCCTCCATCAGAAACAGCCCGCCAGAGCCATTTATGATTTTAAGGCACAAACGAGCAA GGAGCTGACATTTAAAAAGGGTGATGCAGTGAACATCATCAGGCAGATAGATAACAACTGGTATGAAGGAGAGCACCGTGGGCGAATGGGAATATTCCCTATAGCATATGTAGAG AAAATGCCGTCTTCAGAGAAGCAGCAGCCAAtccgtcctcctcctccagcacaTGTCAGAGAGATTGGAGAGGCAGTGGCCCGCTACAACTTTAACGCTGATACTAATGTGGAGCTGTCACTGAGAAAG GGTGAGAGAGTGATTGTGATAAGGCAGGTGGATCAGAATTGGTATGAGGGGAAGATCCCAGACACAACCAAACAGGGGATCTTTCCTGTGTCCTACGTTGACCTTGTCAAGCGATCTCCATCCAAAAGCTCCGCCCATCACATAGATCCACATGGTTACCCCAGCAACAGGACACCAAGCTCCACACCCGTCAAG CCTTTCTATCATCCACCTCCACCACCCACCACCCACAAAcccccctcccctcacccctctTTGAGAAGCCTTGATCTGCAAGCCATCACCACCGAGTGGCTGTCCCTCACAGTGGAGCCGTCAGCATCCACTCAAGCTCGCTCCCTCACGAACACCCCTCTGCCGCCCACACCGCCTCCTCTCCCCTCTGACCTTGCATCTCTCCTAAAGGCTCAAGAGCCCAAAGCACTCTCATCTGCATCACCACAAAAAAGTTTCACCTTGTCATCCCCACCAACCACAACCTGCAAAGAATTTTCCAGAACGCCCACTTTTAAAGAGGCAAACCTCAGTTTAGGTCACACCACAACTGTCTCACCCATCTCCCCCcctactcctcctcctcctcccgaCCTCCATTTCTCATTAACCTCTCCACTGCCTGACTCTTCATTTCGATATAACTGTGGCAGAGGACTACATATCACTGAGGAAGACTCAAACTTAGGAATTACTACGCCTGAGGTTTTGTCAGAGCCAATAAAATCAGCCACACCTCCTGCACAAGAGCACAAATCCACAGTACGAGTAGACAAAAGCAGGGAAACCCCGGACACTGAACTGCAAGTCAAAGACCCTTATGATGAGCTGTTGTGCATGTTTCTGGATGGTTCCAGCAGCACAGATGATGGTGATGTTTTGAGATCATCTCCAGTAGATTCTTCAGCAGCTAAGCTGACCAAAAAGTCTCAAAGCAGGCTCTTCCGATTAAAAGCGGAAGAATCCCATCAGCCGGACGTAAAGCCCCCAGTGGTCGCTCCTGCAAGCAACTCGACAGGCAGCGTTCAGTTAGCAGTGCAGCTTCACAAGCCTGTAACAGTGGAGCCCCTTTGTGTTTTGTGGGGAGAGCAGTCAAAAACTGTGAATGGGCAACGTTTTGACTCACATAGACCACCGTCAGTACAAGCAAAGGAATACACTGAGTTGTTCATTGAAGAAGACGATGAAGCTAGAAGTGAGAAAGAGGATGTTAGAGTTTTAAGTCAGATGCACAGCCCACAG GCTGAAGTCTCTCCATCTACTCAGTTTCCCCACACTGGTCTCTCCTCCCCCTGCATACCACCCCCTGTGACCTCCCTCCTTCCCACTTCTTTTTCCTCTGCTTGCccttcatcctcttcctcccacACACAACAGCGGCACAGTCGTAGTGTCGTCCCTCCCTGTGACCATGCCTCCCCTCGTCCTCCGTCCCTTCCTCAGCTCACAACGTCACCGCTGCCTCCAGTTTCTCCATCTGTCTCACCACCTCCCCTCCACTTCCCTCCAGACGATCCCTCTCAGCGGTCTGTCTCTCACCCCTCAagctctccttttctttctaGTCCCGTCACGACATGTCCCATCTCAGAGCCAAATTTTCCCCTTCCTCCCGCTAACATTACCCCTCCACCCTCCGCTCAGCGCTGTCCCCCCACTGCCCCAACTGTACCCCATCAAGGACGTAGGTCGCCTAAGGTGAAG CAGGATCCAATTGTTGGTGGTAAACCCCCTCGTAGCCCCATCTTGTCCCGGAGGTCCTATCTGTCACCCGTTAGAGGTCGAAGG CGGTCTGTACAGGATGCACTCCACGGTGGAGGAGACCC GTACCAGGCGCTGTACAACTACATGCCTCGCAACGAGGATGAGCTGGAGCTGCGGGAGGGAGACATCGTTGATGTGATGGAGAAGTGCGATGATGGCTGGTTTGTTG GGACCTCTCGAAGGAGCAAGTTGTTTGGAACCTTCCCAGGAAACTACGTGAAGCAGCTATAA